One stretch of Riemerella columbina DNA includes these proteins:
- a CDS encoding phage holin family protein, translating to MIDILKNYAEGRLNLLKMEATEKVSLTIGGVVLALILCGLALFFLILISIGLAVLIGYYVENMAYGFLIMGGVYFLCFILSLVFKKALKEGVANIVIRMING from the coding sequence ATGATAGATATTTTAAAAAATTATGCAGAAGGTCGGCTCAATCTCCTTAAAATGGAAGCCACAGAAAAAGTCTCCTTAACGATAGGTGGCGTGGTATTGGCGTTAATTTTATGCGGATTAGCCTTGTTCTTTTTGATATTGATAAGCATCGGCTTAGCGGTACTGATAGGCTATTATGTAGAAAATATGGCGTATGGTTTTTTAATCATGGGTGGCGTTTATTTTCTATGTTTTATATTGAGTTTGGTGTTTAAAAAAGCCTTGAAAGAAGGCGTGGCAAATATCGTAATTAGAATGATAAACGGATAA
- a CDS encoding YtxH domain-containing protein has product MSKKGNNSLGVLVGLLAGAAAGVALGMLYAPEEGKKTRKKIKEKAEDLKDQAQKKYEETSEKVKDQYQTLSEKAKSSVDQVVSNVKDAYDKYKGQAADKANEIAKDVESELDALK; this is encoded by the coding sequence ATGTCAAAAAAAGGTAACAATTCATTAGGCGTTTTAGTAGGTTTATTAGCAGGTGCAGCAGCAGGTGTAGCGTTAGGAATGTTATACGCGCCAGAAGAAGGCAAAAAAACCAGAAAGAAAATCAAAGAAAAGGCTGAGGACTTAAAGGATCAAGCTCAGAAAAAATACGAAGAAACGAGCGAGAAAGTAAAAGACCAATACCAAACACTTTCTGAAAAAGCCAAGTCCAGCGTAGACCAAGTGGTTTCTAATGTTAAAGATGCTTATGACAAATACAAAGGTCAAGCAGCTGACAAAGCTAACGAAATCGCTAAAGATGTAGAGTCAGAATTAGACGCTCTTAAATAA
- the gyrA gene encoding DNA gyrase subunit A, whose amino-acid sequence MQKEGERLIPINIVDEMKSSYIDYSMSVIVSRALPDVRDGLKPVHRRVLYGMYGLGVFSNKKYLKSARIVGDVLGKYHPHGDISVYDAMVRMAQPWSLRYMQVDGQGNFGSMDGDPPAAMRYTEARLQKISDEILADLDKETVDFQNNFDDSLKEPTVLPTKIPNLLVNGASGIAVGMATNMAPHNLSESIDAICAYIDHKDITIDELMKHISAPDFPTGGIIYGYDGVRDAFHTGRGRIILRGKVNFEEIGNRNAIVVTEIPYQVNKAEMISRTSELVKEEKIPGIYEIRDESDRSGMRIVYELKNDAIPNVVLNLLYKYTALQTSFSVNNIALVKGRPQQLNLKDIIVHFVEHRHEVVVRRTQHELKKAKERAHILEGFMKVIATQDTLDKAIAIIRHSANPQAAKEGLMAEFELSEIQAQAILDLRLARLTGMELDKIRDEYQAIMDLISDLEDILANESRRYQIIKDELIEVKERYGDERRTAIDYSGGEMSIEDFIPNEDVVLTISHAGYIKRTPLSEYKIQSRGGVGNRAASTRDEDFLEYIVSATNHQYMLFFTEKGRCYWLRVFEIPEGSKTAKGRAIQNLINIEADDKIKAYIRTNDLKDTEYVKEMFVVMITKNGTIKKTSLEAYSRPRANGINAIEIREDDQLLGARLTNGQSDIMIATKNGKCIRFPEEKARAVGRNSIGVRGISLEDQDEVVGMIVVNDIENETVLVVSEKGYGKRTAVEDYRITNRGGKGVITLNITEKTGNLIAIQSVVDGNDLMIINKSGVAIRMSVDNMRVMGRNTQGVRLINLKGNDEIAAVAKVEAEKEVEDNEEETEGDSNHPEFAERPQTGDNVINLGDEEIKREIEGEEADRDNE is encoded by the coding sequence ATGCAAAAAGAAGGAGAAAGGTTGATACCTATCAACATCGTAGATGAAATGAAATCTTCCTACATAGACTATTCTATGTCGGTGATTGTCTCTCGTGCATTGCCCGATGTAAGAGATGGGCTAAAACCCGTGCACAGGCGCGTATTATACGGTATGTATGGGCTTGGGGTGTTTTCAAATAAAAAATACCTGAAATCTGCCAGAATCGTGGGAGATGTGCTGGGTAAGTACCACCCACACGGCGATATCTCTGTTTATGATGCTATGGTGCGTATGGCACAGCCGTGGAGTTTGCGCTATATGCAAGTGGATGGGCAGGGGAACTTCGGTTCTATGGATGGCGACCCACCAGCGGCGATGAGGTACACCGAGGCAAGACTTCAAAAAATCTCTGATGAAATTTTAGCCGATTTGGATAAAGAAACGGTGGATTTTCAAAACAATTTTGATGATAGTTTGAAAGAACCTACCGTATTGCCGACCAAAATTCCGAATCTTTTAGTCAATGGAGCCTCGGGGATTGCTGTGGGTATGGCAACCAATATGGCGCCGCATAACTTATCAGAATCCATCGATGCTATCTGTGCTTATATTGACCATAAAGACATCACCATTGATGAGCTAATGAAGCACATCAGCGCCCCAGATTTCCCAACAGGAGGGATTATCTACGGCTATGATGGCGTAAGAGATGCCTTCCACACTGGGCGAGGCAGAATTATCCTAAGAGGTAAAGTTAATTTTGAAGAAATAGGCAACAGAAACGCCATTGTGGTTACGGAAATTCCGTACCAAGTGAACAAGGCGGAGATGATTTCCAGAACTTCGGAATTGGTAAAAGAGGAGAAAATCCCAGGAATTTACGAAATCCGAGATGAGTCCGATAGAAGTGGAATGCGCATTGTCTACGAGCTTAAAAACGATGCCATACCGAATGTGGTGCTCAACTTACTCTATAAATATACAGCGCTACAGACTTCATTTAGCGTTAATAATATTGCGTTGGTTAAAGGTAGACCACAGCAATTGAATTTGAAAGACATCATCGTTCACTTTGTGGAACATCGCCACGAGGTGGTGGTTCGCAGAACGCAGCACGAACTCAAAAAAGCCAAAGAAAGAGCCCATATTTTGGAAGGCTTTATGAAGGTGATTGCCACGCAAGACACTTTGGATAAAGCCATTGCCATCATCAGACACTCGGCTAATCCACAAGCCGCTAAGGAAGGTTTAATGGCAGAGTTTGAACTTTCCGAAATCCAAGCCCAAGCGATATTAGACCTCAGATTGGCGCGCTTAACGGGTATGGAATTGGATAAAATCCGTGATGAATATCAAGCGATTATGGATTTAATTTCCGATTTAGAAGATATTTTAGCCAACGAGTCAAGGCGTTATCAAATCATCAAAGATGAACTCATTGAAGTAAAAGAAAGATACGGCGATGAGCGTAGAACGGCTATTGACTATTCTGGAGGTGAGATGTCCATAGAAGATTTTATCCCGAATGAAGATGTGGTGCTGACCATTTCTCACGCGGGTTATATCAAGAGAACGCCGCTTTCGGAGTACAAAATTCAAAGTAGAGGTGGGGTAGGGAACCGTGCGGCTTCCACGCGAGATGAGGACTTTTTGGAGTACATCGTTTCTGCCACCAACCACCAGTATATGCTCTTCTTCACCGAAAAAGGACGCTGTTACTGGTTGCGTGTATTTGAAATTCCTGAAGGTTCCAAAACAGCGAAGGGTAGAGCCATCCAAAACCTTATCAATATAGAGGCTGATGATAAAATTAAAGCCTACATTAGAACCAACGATCTTAAAGATACCGAGTATGTAAAAGAGATGTTTGTGGTGATGATTACCAAAAACGGAACCATCAAAAAAACCTCGTTAGAGGCTTACTCAAGACCGAGAGCCAATGGTATCAACGCGATTGAAATCCGAGAAGATGACCAACTCTTAGGCGCAAGGCTCACCAACGGACAATCCGATATTATGATCGCCACCAAAAATGGTAAATGTATCCGCTTCCCAGAGGAAAAAGCCCGCGCTGTGGGTAGAAATTCCATCGGTGTACGCGGGATTTCATTAGAAGACCAAGATGAGGTGGTTGGTATGATAGTTGTAAATGATATAGAGAACGAAACCGTTTTAGTGGTATCAGAAAAAGGCTATGGTAAGCGGACTGCGGTGGAGGACTACCGCATAACCAACCGAGGCGGAAAAGGGGTCATCACCCTCAATATCACTGAGAAAACAGGAAATCTCATCGCCATACAATCGGTAGTAGATGGTAACGATTTGATGATCATCAACAAATCTGGCGTTGCCATTAGAATGTCTGTGGATAATATGCGAGTAATGGGCAGAAATACCCAAGGCGTTAGACTCATCAACCTTAAAGGCAATGACGAAATAGCCGCCGTAGCCAAAGTGGAAGCAGAGAAAGAGGTGGAAGATAATGAAGAGGAAACAGAAGGCGATTCTAACCACCCAGAATTTGCGGAACGCCCACAAACAGGGGATAATGTCATCAATTTAGGTGATGAGGAAATTAAAAGAGAAATAGAAGGCGAAGAAGCCGACAGAGATAATGAATAA
- a CDS encoding DUF4286 family protein: protein MSILSITFHCEEHSLELWENYKKERLYPLSEKIPHLKYFIFSEVESHHLQEGKNTNFLLIFADENQRQAFMENELTYITEAISEEFGERVLTFVTLLNPTKSNLAIG, encoded by the coding sequence ATGAGTATCCTCAGCATTACTTTTCACTGCGAAGAGCACAGTTTAGAACTTTGGGAAAATTATAAAAAAGAGCGCCTCTACCCGCTTTCGGAGAAAATCCCTCACCTTAAATATTTCATCTTTTCCGAAGTGGAGAGCCACCATTTGCAAGAAGGCAAAAACACCAACTTCCTCCTGATTTTCGCTGATGAAAACCAACGCCAAGCCTTTATGGAGAACGAGCTCACCTACATCACCGAGGCTATTTCTGAAGAGTTTGGAGAGCGTGTTTTAACCTTTGTTACCCTACTCAATCCCACTAAAAGCAACCTTGCAATTGGATAG
- a CDS encoding Bax inhibitor-1/YccA family protein: protein MEYSTENHLLVAQVSESEKATFYKKTYLHLALAVLAFIFVEAALIKIVPKEMILSMFQGKFTWLLILGAFWLASMLASRWTVAQSRGTQYLGLAFYVLIEAVIFLPMIYIASYYSDASVIPQAAIITLALFGGLTGVAFTSNRDFSFLRNIIIIGGFLSLGLIVAGALFGFNLGLWFSIGMVLLASASILYETQKLKVTYTKDQYVGAALQLFSSIMLLFWYVLRILMSRRD from the coding sequence ATGGAATATTCTACCGAAAATCATTTATTAGTGGCGCAGGTTTCTGAATCTGAAAAAGCGACATTTTATAAAAAAACTTACCTCCATCTTGCGTTGGCAGTGTTGGCTTTTATCTTTGTGGAAGCGGCTTTAATTAAAATTGTTCCAAAGGAAATGATCTTATCAATGTTCCAAGGGAAATTCACTTGGTTGTTGATTTTGGGCGCTTTTTGGTTGGCATCTATGCTGGCGAGTAGATGGACCGTGGCACAGAGCCGAGGAACGCAATATTTAGGATTGGCGTTCTATGTTTTGATCGAAGCGGTGATCTTCTTACCGATGATTTATATCGCGAGCTATTATAGCGATGCCTCGGTGATTCCTCAAGCGGCTATTATTACTTTAGCGCTTTTTGGCGGGCTTACAGGCGTGGCATTTACCTCTAACCGAGATTTTTCATTTCTTAGAAACATCATTATTATCGGCGGATTTTTATCCTTAGGGCTGATTGTGGCGGGCGCTTTATTTGGCTTTAATTTAGGACTTTGGTTCTCTATTGGAATGGTGCTTTTGGCTTCTGCTAGCATTTTGTACGAAACACAAAAACTAAAAGTAACCTACACCAAAGATCAATATGTAGGCGCGGCATTGCAACTGTTCTCTTCTATTATGCTTTTGTTCTGGTATGTGTTGAGGATTTTAATGTCCCGAAGAGACTAA
- a CDS encoding acyl-CoA reductase, producing MKASTKISGLAQLGQWINHFLNTEEAQYTADEQQFSEVLKRSEIENAWFTPESLRWALQQWAKLLTEDQLQEWVSAYPTIDQPKRVGLILAGNIPLVGFHDIISVVLSGHTPIIKCSSKDQRLIPYLMERWAAFCGGDLEYTLVERMENYDAIIATGSNNTARYLEYYFKKVPHIIRKNRTSVAVLRGDETDEELQRLAQDIFIYYGLGCRNVTRLFIPQDFKLDRLFENFFGFKDIIHHHQYANNYDYNKAVYLLNQEVFWDNNFVMLKEDERLFSPLAVIHFSRYERLEDALTIIDAHKEEIQCVAAAPRLGLEGSIDFGQAQQPDLKTYADNVDTMKFLTSI from the coding sequence ATGAAGGCAAGCACTAAAATTTCAGGATTGGCTCAGTTAGGGCAATGGATCAACCACTTTTTAAACACCGAAGAAGCCCAGTATACCGCCGATGAACAACAGTTTTCAGAGGTTTTAAAACGCAGCGAAATTGAAAACGCGTGGTTCACACCAGAGAGCCTTCGTTGGGCGCTACAACAGTGGGCAAAACTTCTAACGGAAGACCAACTTCAGGAATGGGTGTCTGCTTATCCTACCATTGACCAACCGAAGCGCGTGGGGCTTATTTTAGCAGGGAATATCCCATTGGTAGGCTTTCACGATATTATTTCGGTGGTGCTGAGTGGGCATACGCCAATCATCAAATGTTCCTCTAAAGATCAGCGGCTGATTCCTTATTTAATGGAGCGCTGGGCGGCGTTCTGCGGTGGTGATTTGGAGTATACCTTAGTGGAGAGAATGGAAAATTACGATGCCATTATTGCAACGGGCAGCAACAACACGGCGAGGTATTTAGAGTATTATTTTAAAAAAGTACCGCACATCATCCGTAAAAATAGAACTTCTGTGGCGGTGCTTCGTGGTGATGAAACCGATGAAGAGCTGCAGCGCTTGGCACAAGATATCTTTATATATTATGGTTTGGGCTGTCGCAATGTAACGCGCCTTTTTATTCCGCAGGATTTTAAATTAGACCGTCTGTTTGAGAATTTTTTTGGCTTTAAAGATATTATCCATCACCATCAATATGCCAATAATTATGACTATAATAAAGCGGTGTATCTCCTCAACCAAGAGGTTTTTTGGGATAATAATTTTGTAATGCTCAAAGAAGATGAGCGTTTGTTTAGTCCACTGGCGGTGATTCATTTTAGCCGTTACGAGCGATTGGAAGATGCCCTCACTATTATTGATGCGCATAAAGAAGAAATTCAATGTGTGGCGGCGGCGCCTCGTTTAGGTTTAGAGGGAAGTATAGATTTTGGTCAAGCTCAGCAACCCGACTTAAAAACTTACGCCGATAATGTGGATACGATGAAATTTTTAACTTCAATTTAA
- a CDS encoding 4Fe-4S dicluster domain-containing protein: MAIIITDECINCGACEPECPNTAIYEGAVDWRASDGTDLKGRVTMPSGLTIDADAPQEPVSDDVYFIVPDKCTECKGFHEEPQCAAVCPVDCCVPDENHVETEAQLLSKKVFLHGE; the protein is encoded by the coding sequence ATGGCGATCATAATAACAGATGAATGTATCAATTGTGGGGCTTGTGAGCCTGAATGCCCGAATACAGCCATATACGAAGGTGCTGTAGACTGGCGCGCTTCGGATGGCACAGACCTTAAAGGTAGGGTTACTATGCCTTCGGGGCTAACCATAGATGCTGATGCTCCACAAGAACCTGTGAGTGATGATGTCTATTTCATTGTCCCAGATAAATGCACCGAGTGCAAAGGCTTCCACGAAGAGCCACAATGTGCCGCCGTTTGTCCAGTGGATTGTTGCGTGCCAGATGAAAACCATGTGGAAACCGAGGCGCAACTCTTATCTAAAAAAGTATTTCTACACGGTGAATAA
- the serC gene encoding 3-phosphoserine/phosphohydroxythreonine transaminase yields MGKKHNFSAGPCILPQEVFQKSAEAVLDFNHSGLSLLEISHRSPDFVEVMAQARASVKRLMNLNDDYEVLFLQGGANLQFAMVPFNLLSTEGVAAYLDTGTWAHNAIVEAEKIGRVEVVASSKAENYHTIPKDYQIDQRYDYFHCTSNNTIYGTQMKTFPKGDTIKVCDMSSDLFSRQLDFSQFDLIYAGAQKNLGPAGTVLVVVKKEILGQSGRVIPSYLDYELHIKKDSMFNTPPVFAVYASWLNLQYLEAHGGISEMEKNNQAKAQLLYDEIDRNPLFIGTAAKEDRSMMNVCFHLVDESLKDQFDQIWKSHNISGLNGHRSVGGYRASLYNALPIESVQVLVNAMQQLKP; encoded by the coding sequence ATGGGTAAAAAACATAATTTTAGCGCAGGACCGTGCATCCTTCCTCAGGAAGTATTTCAAAAATCTGCCGAGGCGGTTTTAGATTTTAACCACTCAGGGTTGTCTTTATTAGAAATATCACACCGGAGCCCAGATTTTGTAGAAGTTATGGCGCAAGCCAGAGCCAGCGTAAAGCGACTAATGAACCTCAATGACGATTATGAAGTGCTTTTCTTACAAGGTGGCGCCAACCTCCAATTTGCTATGGTGCCCTTCAATCTCCTCTCTACCGAGGGTGTAGCCGCTTATTTAGACACAGGCACTTGGGCGCACAATGCCATTGTAGAAGCCGAAAAAATAGGGCGTGTGGAAGTGGTTGCCTCCTCAAAGGCTGAAAATTACCACACCATACCGAAGGATTATCAGATAGATCAGCGCTATGACTATTTCCACTGCACTTCTAACAATACCATCTATGGCACACAGATGAAAACCTTTCCAAAAGGGGATACCATCAAAGTTTGTGATATGAGCTCCGACCTTTTTTCAAGGCAGTTGGATTTCTCTCAATTTGATCTCATCTATGCTGGTGCTCAGAAGAATTTGGGACCTGCGGGAACAGTTTTAGTCGTGGTAAAAAAGGAGATTTTAGGTCAATCAGGCAGAGTGATTCCTTCTTATTTGGACTATGAACTCCACATCAAAAAGGATTCTATGTTCAATACTCCGCCTGTGTTTGCGGTCTATGCCTCGTGGCTTAACTTGCAATATTTAGAAGCCCATGGTGGAATTTCGGAAATGGAGAAAAACAACCAAGCCAAAGCACAACTCCTCTATGATGAAATTGACAGAAACCCTTTATTTATAGGCACCGCTGCCAAAGAAGACCGCTCTATGATGAATGTTTGTTTCCACTTGGTTGATGAAAGCCTAAAAGATCAATTTGACCAAATTTGGAAAAGCCACAACATCAGTGGGCTCAATGGTCACCGCAGTGTGGGCGGCTATCGTGCCAGCCTTTATAATGCCCTGCCCATAGAAAGCGTACAAGTATTAGTAAATGCGATGCAACAACTCAAACCTTAA
- a CDS encoding D-2-hydroxyacid dehydrogenase produces MKILANDGLSQKGVKMLTQAGIEVLEHRVAQEQLSHFINDNQIDGLLVRSTTKVPKELIDACPSLRLIGRGGVGTDNIDVAYAESKGIKVINTPAASAQSVAELVFAHFFTLARFLHEANRMMPLEGETKFKALKKSYAQAVELSGKTLGIIGFGRIGKEVAKIGIALGMKPLVVTRTARKENLSWSFFDGSTVHFEIETTTDLHEVLSQSDFLTINTPKTEHYLIDTPEYEAMKSGIFIVNAARGGVLNEQALLDFIESGKIAGAALDVFETEPEPSLAVLMNPALSLSPHLGGSTVEAQDRIGTELAQQIIKLRS; encoded by the coding sequence ATGAAAATATTAGCGAACGATGGGCTTTCCCAAAAAGGAGTAAAAATGCTGACCCAAGCGGGGATAGAAGTTTTGGAACACCGCGTAGCCCAAGAACAGTTGAGCCATTTCATTAACGATAACCAGATTGATGGACTTTTAGTGAGGAGTACCACCAAAGTCCCTAAAGAATTGATAGACGCTTGCCCTTCGCTTCGGTTGATAGGGCGCGGCGGCGTAGGCACAGACAACATTGATGTGGCTTATGCGGAAAGCAAAGGCATCAAGGTTATTAACACGCCCGCAGCCTCTGCCCAATCTGTGGCAGAGTTGGTTTTTGCGCACTTTTTCACCTTAGCGAGGTTCCTTCACGAAGCCAATAGAATGATGCCCTTAGAAGGCGAAACCAAATTCAAAGCGCTTAAAAAATCTTATGCGCAAGCCGTAGAGCTCTCAGGGAAAACCTTAGGCATTATCGGCTTTGGTAGAATAGGAAAGGAAGTTGCCAAAATAGGCATCGCTTTGGGGATGAAGCCCTTGGTGGTTACACGCACAGCAAGAAAAGAAAACCTCAGCTGGTCGTTCTTTGATGGCAGTACGGTTCATTTTGAAATAGAAACCACCACTGACCTCCACGAGGTGTTATCACAATCGGATTTTTTGACCATCAACACGCCTAAAACCGAGCATTACCTCATCGATACACCTGAATATGAAGCTATGAAGTCTGGAATATTCATCGTGAATGCTGCTCGTGGTGGCGTTCTTAACGAGCAAGCCCTTTTAGACTTTATAGAATCTGGAAAAATTGCAGGCGCGGCATTAGATGTTTTTGAAACAGAGCCAGAGCCTTCATTAGCCGTTCTGATGAACCCTGCCCTTTCATTATCTCCACACTTAGGTGGCAGCACCGTGGAAGCCCAAGATAGAATTGGTACAGAATTAGCACAGCAAATTATAAAATTAAGATCATAA
- a CDS encoding DUF1015 domain-containing protein has protein sequence MPTFKPFKGIRPREEYINSFPTHPLDNYTDEQLAQKAKEPHSYIQMVKPYACSKSKDVARNLRKVRANYEECLQNELKQEDTASYYLYEQIMPNKTVFRGLLGLVSVEDFWAGKIKKHEATITQRKEKLAQYLEKVELQSEPVLLTYPANAKVEMMMSQEEKNIPIINFSDPEGIRHKVWKIDNRLKLSQFKGVLDQIEAFYIADGHHRIGSAALHAKNQKEKNKKHTGTEPYNFVFSFIVSNQSIKIHDYNRLIKDLNGLSEAEFLKALEQDFLIYEKGDVPYYPSKKFHISMYLGGKFYSLHIKHDLRPKNEDLDSMDHVLLEKFIFKPILNIENTKNSDRIKFVKGTSNIDGILKLKDKVDSGEFKVAFGVYPVSFNDLIKISDLNQKMPPKSTLISPKLITAMVMYDMR, from the coding sequence ATGCCCACTTTTAAACCCTTTAAAGGCATCCGCCCTAGAGAAGAATATATTAACTCTTTCCCTACGCACCCGCTGGACAACTATACCGATGAACAGCTTGCTCAGAAGGCTAAAGAGCCACACAGCTACATCCAAATGGTTAAGCCCTACGCGTGTAGTAAATCTAAAGATGTTGCCAGAAATCTAAGAAAAGTAAGAGCCAATTATGAGGAATGCCTCCAAAATGAATTGAAACAAGAAGACACTGCTTCCTACTACCTCTATGAGCAAATAATGCCTAACAAAACGGTATTTAGAGGGCTTTTAGGCTTGGTTTCGGTGGAAGATTTCTGGGCTGGGAAAATCAAAAAACACGAGGCTACCATTACCCAAAGGAAAGAAAAATTAGCTCAATATTTAGAAAAAGTAGAGCTCCAATCTGAGCCCGTGCTTCTGACCTACCCTGCCAATGCCAAGGTGGAAATGATGATGAGCCAAGAGGAAAAAAATATCCCTATCATCAATTTTTCTGATCCAGAGGGTATCCGCCACAAAGTTTGGAAGATAGACAACAGGCTGAAACTTAGCCAGTTTAAAGGCGTATTAGACCAAATAGAAGCGTTCTACATTGCCGATGGTCACCACAGGATAGGCTCGGCAGCCCTGCACGCTAAAAACCAAAAAGAAAAAAATAAAAAACACACAGGCACAGAGCCTTACAACTTTGTTTTTAGTTTTATCGTATCTAACCAATCCATTAAAATCCATGATTATAATCGGTTGATCAAAGACCTCAACGGACTTTCTGAAGCTGAATTTTTGAAAGCGCTGGAACAAGATTTTCTCATCTACGAAAAAGGCGATGTGCCTTATTATCCGTCTAAAAAGTTCCATATTTCAATGTATTTGGGTGGCAAATTCTACAGCCTCCACATCAAACACGACCTTCGCCCTAAAAATGAAGATTTAGACAGTATGGACCATGTATTGTTAGAAAAATTCATTTTTAAACCGATTTTAAACATAGAAAACACCAAAAATTCGGATAGAATTAAATTTGTAAAAGGGACTTCTAATATTGATGGAATTTTAAAACTTAAAGACAAGGTAGATTCTGGCGAGTTCAAAGTCGCATTTGGGGTTTACCCTGTGAGTTTCAATGATTTAATTAAGATCTCAGACCTTAATCAAAAGATGCCACCAAAATCCACGCTCATTTCGCCTAAGCTGATTACCGCTATGGTGATGTACGATATGAGATAG
- a CDS encoding alanine/glycine:cation symporter family protein, whose protein sequence is MEDIISLISNYIWSVALIALCVFAGLYFSVRLRFMQFRYLPTMMKILFKKEYSKQGISPFQAFSLAISGRVGTGNIVGVATAIALGGPGAVFWMWCIAILGAASAFVESTLGQVYKQELNGQYRGGPAFYIEKGLGIKWYAILFAVVTIISCGFLLPGVQSNSISSSMSNAFNINSFQVLGYDFNIIGTLVIVLLGIIIFGGVKRLGKIAEIIVPFMAGIYFLMVLYIIGVNVHRIPEIFSLIFNSAMSFDATFGGIVGSAIAWGVKRGVYSNEAGQGTAPHAAAAAEVNHPAEQGLVQAFSIYIDTLIMCTCTALMILFTNSYNVIDEGTQQMLVENLTGKDYTQFTQSAVSSHFTYFGNEFVAVALFFFAFTTIMAYYYYAETNITYVFKNQRYTKIFIWILRFGFLGATYIGTVREAQLAWQIGDIGVGLMAWVNIIAILLLSNVTIKVWEDYEDQKRNGISPPTFNAKKLGIKGAKFWEKD, encoded by the coding sequence ATGGAAGACATCATCTCGTTGATTAGCAATTATATTTGGTCGGTAGCCTTGATTGCCCTTTGTGTCTTTGCAGGGCTTTATTTCTCTGTAAGACTGCGGTTTATGCAATTCCGATACCTGCCAACTATGATGAAAATCCTCTTCAAAAAAGAATATTCCAAACAAGGGATTTCGCCGTTCCAAGCCTTTTCATTAGCCATTTCTGGGCGTGTGGGCACAGGGAATATCGTGGGGGTGGCAACGGCTATTGCGTTGGGTGGACCGGGTGCGGTGTTTTGGATGTGGTGCATCGCTATTTTGGGTGCGGCTTCTGCCTTTGTGGAATCCACGCTGGGGCAGGTTTACAAGCAAGAACTCAATGGGCAATACCGTGGAGGGCCCGCATTTTACATCGAAAAAGGGCTGGGTATCAAGTGGTATGCCATTCTTTTTGCGGTGGTTACCATCATCAGTTGCGGATTTTTGCTGCCAGGTGTGCAGAGCAATAGCATTTCCTCATCTATGAGTAATGCCTTTAATATCAATAGTTTCCAAGTTTTGGGCTATGATTTTAATATCATCGGAACGCTGGTGATTGTGCTGTTGGGCATCATCATTTTTGGTGGCGTGAAGCGTTTGGGGAAAATCGCCGAAATCATTGTGCCGTTTATGGCGGGCATTTATTTTCTGATGGTGCTGTATATCATCGGGGTGAATGTGCATCGGATACCTGAAATTTTCTCACTGATATTTAATTCGGCGATGAGTTTTGATGCCACTTTTGGCGGAATTGTGGGCTCGGCAATCGCTTGGGGTGTGAAGCGTGGCGTGTATTCCAACGAGGCTGGGCAAGGTACGGCACCCCATGCGGCAGCGGCAGCGGAGGTCAACCACCCTGCGGAACAAGGGCTGGTGCAGGCGTTTTCTATCTATATTGATACGCTGATTATGTGTACCTGCACGGCACTGATGATTTTGTTTACCAACAGTTATAATGTGATTGATGAAGGCACACAGCAAATGCTTGTGGAGAACCTGACAGGCAAGGATTACACGCAGTTTACGCAGTCGGCGGTGTCCTCGCATTTCACTTATTTTGGGAACGAATTTGTGGCGGTAGCATTGTTCTTTTTTGCTTTTACCACCATTATGGCATATTATTATTATGCCGAAACCAACATTACTTATGTCTTTAAAAATCAGAGATATACCAAAATTTTCATCTGGATTTTACGGTTTGGATTTTTGGGTGCCACCTATATCGGCACGGTGCGAGAGGCACAGCTGGCGTGGCAAATTGGCGATATTGGCGTAGGGCTGATGGCGTGGGTAAACATCATCGCGATTTTACTCTTGAGCAATGTTACCATCAAAGTGTGGGAAGATTACGAAGACCAAAAACGCAACGGCATCTCGCCACCTACCTTCAATGCTAAAAAATTAGGCATTAAAGGAGCGAAGTTTTGGGAAAAAGATTAG